From the genome of bacterium, one region includes:
- the pdhA gene encoding pyruvate dehydrogenase (acetyl-transferring) E1 component subunit alpha: protein MEVANLSLQTVQKRYGISADDMIELYKKMLIIRRIEESCQLAYDRDKVGGYMHLFVGQEALAVGFIAAIRPDDYVLAGYRDHAYALTLGMTPEKMMAELFGRATGCSKGKGGSMHIFDKEHNFLGGYGIVAGHIPIATGVAFASKYRKSDQVTLCFFGDGAMNAGVFHESANMAGLWKLPVVYVIENNLYALGTSVERATAQPELYKRADAYGMPGKRIDAMDVLNVRKEAQEAVDYVRAGNGPIMIEAMTYRLVGHGVADKPALQSYRSQDEVSEWRTHDPIPALGKLLVDENILDNDKLNELDVQAKQIASQAYEFADKSPEPPLSELFTDVYTDMKPEGHERWQ from the coding sequence ATGGAGGTGGCGAATTTGAGTTTGCAAACGGTGCAAAAACGATATGGCATCAGCGCAGATGATATGATCGAACTGTATAAAAAAATGTTGATCATAAGGCGCATCGAAGAATCGTGTCAGCTTGCTTATGACCGTGATAAGGTTGGCGGCTATATGCACCTTTTTGTCGGTCAAGAAGCGCTTGCAGTAGGATTTATCGCTGCTATTCGACCGGATGATTATGTTCTCGCTGGCTATCGCGATCACGCCTATGCGCTCACCCTCGGAATGACTCCCGAAAAGATGATGGCTGAATTGTTTGGGCGTGCCACTGGTTGCTCGAAGGGGAAAGGCGGCTCAATGCACATTTTCGATAAAGAGCACAATTTCCTGGGCGGTTACGGCATTGTAGCTGGCCACATCCCCATTGCAACTGGCGTTGCGTTTGCTTCAAAGTATCGAAAGTCTGACCAAGTCACCCTCTGCTTCTTCGGCGATGGTGCGATGAATGCCGGTGTCTTCCACGAATCAGCAAATATGGCCGGCCTTTGGAAATTGCCAGTTGTCTATGTTATCGAAAATAACTTATACGCATTAGGCACATCAGTTGAGCGAGCAACAGCGCAACCAGAACTCTATAAACGCGCCGATGCCTATGGGATGCCTGGCAAGCGAATAGATGCGATGGACGTTTTAAATGTTCGTAAAGAGGCGCAGGAAGCAGTTGATTACGTACGAGCAGGGAATGGGCCGATAATGATCGAAGCGATGACCTACCGTCTTGTTGGACACGGTGTTGCAGATAAACCGGCGCTGCAGTCTTATCGATCTCAAGATGAAGTCTCCGAATGGCGCACCCATGACCCGATCCCTGCCCTTGGGAAATTGCTGGTAGATGAAAATATTCTCGACAACGACAAGCTCAACGAACTGGACGTACAGGCGAAGCAGATTGCAAGTCAAGCCTATGAATTTGCCGATAAAAGCCCCGAACCGCCACTTAGCGAACTATTTACCGATGTTTATACCGACATGAAGCCGGAGGGTCACGAACGATGGCAGTAA
- a CDS encoding alpha-ketoacid dehydrogenase subunit beta, whose protein sequence is MAVMTYREALNLAMREEMDRDENVFLIGEDIGIYQGTYRVTAGLYEKYGPNRVWDSPISEPGVVGLATGSAMVGLRPVIEMMTFSFAILALDQTMNHAAKMLSMSGGQFNVPMVIRGPAGAGRQLSAQHTHSLESWFAHCPGLKVVMPFTPADAKGMLKTAIRDDNPVIFMEHGWLYGVRGEVPEDPEFLVPFGVASIQKEGSDVTIIAYSRMVIEAMKAAERLENQGIHAEVIDLRSILPLDDEAIYSSIKKTHRAVVVQEEWRNVGFAAEISARIQENCFDELDAPVERVCGLNVPTPYARNLDKLVFPVEQDIFNAAMKVLA, encoded by the coding sequence ATGGCAGTAATGACTTACCGAGAAGCGCTCAATCTGGCGATGCGCGAGGAAATGGATCGAGATGAGAATGTGTTCCTCATCGGCGAAGATATTGGAATCTATCAGGGAACCTATCGTGTGACGGCGGGCCTTTATGAAAAATATGGCCCCAACCGAGTGTGGGATTCTCCTATTTCAGAACCGGGTGTGGTAGGACTGGCAACAGGTTCAGCGATGGTCGGTTTGCGCCCTGTTATCGAGATGATGACATTCAGTTTTGCAATTCTTGCCCTCGACCAGACAATGAACCATGCCGCCAAAATGCTTTCTATGTCAGGCGGACAGTTTAATGTGCCGATGGTAATTAGAGGGCCGGCAGGGGCTGGGCGTCAGCTTTCAGCGCAGCATACCCACAGCCTTGAATCATGGTTTGCCCACTGCCCTGGCTTGAAAGTCGTGATGCCTTTCACTCCAGCCGATGCCAAGGGCATGCTCAAAACAGCCATTCGAGATGATAATCCGGTTATTTTCATGGAACACGGCTGGCTTTATGGCGTGCGGGGAGAAGTGCCGGAGGATCCGGAGTTTTTGGTTCCGTTCGGGGTGGCCTCAATTCAAAAAGAGGGCAGTGATGTTACGATTATCGCCTATTCGCGCATGGTGATTGAGGCGATGAAAGCGGCTGAAAGGCTTGAAAACCAGGGAATTCATGCGGAAGTGATTGACCTTCGCTCAATTCTGCCACTTGATGATGAGGCGATTTATAGTTCAATTAAGAAGACCCATCGTGCGGTAGTGGTTCAGGAAGAATGGCGAAATGTGGGGTTTGCGGCGGAGATTTCAGCGCGAATTCAAGAGAACTGTTTCGATGAGTTGGATGCCCCGGTTGAGCGCGTGTGCGGCTTAAATGTACCCACGCCTTATGCTCGCAATCTCGATAAACTAGTATTCCCTGTCGAGCAGGACATTTTTAATGCGGCGATGAAGGTTTTGGCTTAA
- a CDS encoding dihydrolipoamide acetyltransferase family protein produces MTEVIMTKMGDAMEEGTLLKWRKGENESVQEGEPIADIQTDKANVELVAPASGLLVNLKVKEGDTVPVGVVIAYVAVEGESLTSLTEQDKLQPKGFEFISKSDSSTERIKASPIARKIASEKGINLAQVQGSGPGGRIVERDIEQYIKTHQEQVPALPPQGMPAGLVPGEPIELTRTRRLIAQRTTVSKQTVPHFHVTSKIDMEALLALREKLNSGENALKLSINDFIIKACAVAITKFPQVNSVYLNDKLIPILNVNIGVMVAIPDGLVVPVLKECEKKSLRTIATEAKVLFDKAREGTLSLNEMTGSTFGLSNLGMFDVDEFSAIIFPPNAAILAIATAKKVPVVLEDGAITARTRMKVTLSVDHRVLDGVIGAQFLKEIKTLLENPVSLVV; encoded by the coding sequence ATGACGGAAGTAATAATGACAAAAATGGGCGATGCCATGGAAGAAGGCACGCTGCTTAAATGGCGTAAGGGGGAGAATGAATCTGTTCAGGAAGGTGAACCCATCGCCGATATTCAAACCGATAAGGCAAACGTTGAGTTAGTTGCGCCTGCGAGCGGTCTTCTGGTGAATCTCAAAGTAAAAGAAGGCGATACAGTCCCTGTTGGTGTAGTCATAGCCTATGTTGCCGTAGAAGGCGAATCCCTTACCTCACTCACCGAACAAGATAAACTTCAACCGAAAGGATTTGAATTCATTTCCAAAAGCGATTCTTCAACAGAACGCATAAAAGCTTCGCCCATTGCTCGGAAAATAGCTTCTGAAAAAGGGATTAATCTAGCGCAAGTTCAAGGTTCAGGCCCTGGAGGCCGTATTGTTGAACGCGACATAGAGCAATATATCAAAACCCACCAAGAACAAGTTCCCGCACTACCACCTCAAGGGATGCCTGCAGGGCTAGTTCCCGGTGAGCCTATTGAGTTAACTCGAACTCGGCGATTAATCGCTCAGCGAACGACAGTTTCTAAGCAGACTGTTCCTCACTTTCATGTCACTAGTAAAATCGATATGGAAGCACTGCTCGCTTTACGGGAAAAATTAAATTCAGGCGAGAATGCCCTGAAGCTATCTATCAACGATTTCATTATCAAAGCATGCGCTGTTGCAATCACCAAGTTCCCACAAGTCAACTCGGTGTATCTGAATGACAAACTTATACCTATTTTAAATGTAAATATTGGTGTGATGGTTGCCATACCCGACGGCCTGGTCGTACCGGTATTAAAAGAATGCGAGAAGAAATCACTCCGAACAATAGCTACCGAAGCAAAAGTATTATTCGATAAGGCTCGCGAAGGAACACTCAGTCTAAACGAGATGACCGGCAGCACTTTCGGTCTTTCTAACCTGGGGATGTTCGATGTGGATGAATTCTCAGCAATTATCTTTCCCCCAAACGCCGCCATTTTAGCCATTGCCACCGCCAAGAAAGTACCGGTTGTTCTGGAAGATGGCGCCATAACCGCCCGCACACGAATGAAAGTAACCCTTTCAGTCGATCACCGCGTTCTAGACGGTGTAATCGGCGCCCAGTTCCTCAAAGAAATCAAAACCCTCCTAGAAAATCCTGTTAGTTTAGTGGTGTAA
- the ilvE gene encoding branched-chain-amino-acid transaminase: MNQTVYYNGKIMPLEQASVNVFDHGHLYGDGVFEGIRVYNGRVFKVDEHLDRLYAGAQMLALDVSLSQGDFKQAILDTVKAANATNETAYVRVNVTRGSGLGLDPRNLSGSANMMVAVSNLSLYPQEMYETGLDMVTVSTRVFPPQCLEPRLKTIGRYVSNIQAKIEATRQGAGEGLMLTLDGYVAEATGDNIFVIKDGVLMTPPIYAGILGGITRASVIKLAKKLSIPVEERLMTLFDVYTADEVFLTGTAAELICSTKVDGRVIADGKFGSISRRILAAFRELTQSDGVKV, from the coding sequence GTGAATCAAACTGTTTATTACAACGGAAAAATAATGCCTCTTGAGCAGGCAAGCGTAAACGTATTTGACCATGGCCACCTTTATGGCGATGGAGTATTTGAGGGAATTCGGGTTTATAACGGTCGAGTTTTCAAGGTAGACGAGCATTTGGATAGGCTTTATGCCGGAGCCCAGATGCTTGCCTTGGATGTAAGCTTATCTCAAGGAGATTTCAAGCAGGCTATCTTAGATACCGTCAAAGCGGCCAATGCAACCAACGAAACCGCATACGTTCGTGTGAATGTTACACGCGGAAGTGGGTTGGGATTGGACCCACGAAACCTTAGTGGGTCTGCCAATATGATGGTTGCAGTGTCGAATTTGTCCCTTTATCCTCAGGAGATGTATGAGACAGGGCTTGATATGGTGACGGTTTCTACCAGAGTCTTTCCGCCCCAGTGCCTTGAACCTCGCCTAAAGACGATTGGACGCTATGTGAGCAATATCCAGGCAAAGATTGAAGCCACTCGGCAAGGCGCCGGCGAGGGACTCATGCTCACTCTCGATGGCTATGTGGCCGAGGCGACGGGAGATAATATTTTCGTTATCAAAGATGGTGTGTTGATGACTCCGCCGATTTACGCAGGTATCCTTGGCGGCATCACGCGAGCGAGTGTTATCAAACTCGCCAAAAAACTCAGCATTCCTGTCGAAGAACGTTTGATGACCCTATTTGATGTTTATACAGCGGATGAGGTTTTTCTTACCGGGACTGCTGCTGAACTCATCTGCTCGACTAAAGTGGATGGGAGGGTTATTGCGGACGGCAAGTTCGGTTCAATCTCGCGTCGAATACTCGCCGCTTTCCGCGAGCTTACTCAAAGTGATGGCGTCAAAGTCTGA
- a CDS encoding enoyl-ACP reductase — MTLEGKKGVVFGVANHRSIAWAIAKAANDAGAELAITYQSERLVDNAKKLANELKGKRSFQCDLNNDQDITSVREYLAKEFGKIDFIAHCVAYAPKEDLAGRFVDTSRNGFKLAMETSVYSFVAAAKGLEPILTDNASLITLTYLGSERVMKNYNVMGVAKAALEASMRYMAYDLGPKGIRVNALSPGPINTLAARGVSGFTKILSTVEEHAPLKRNVEQEDIGNTAVFFFSDAARNISGEVLYIDAGYKIVGV; from the coding sequence ATGACGCTGGAAGGCAAAAAGGGTGTAGTGTTTGGAGTAGCGAATCACCGAAGCATCGCTTGGGCTATCGCAAAGGCCGCAAATGATGCCGGTGCGGAGTTGGCAATTACCTACCAAAGTGAACGTTTAGTTGACAATGCAAAAAAGCTGGCGAATGAACTTAAAGGCAAACGTTCGTTCCAATGCGATCTCAATAACGATCAAGATATAACCTCAGTCCGTGAATATCTGGCCAAAGAATTTGGTAAAATCGATTTCATCGCTCACTGCGTCGCATATGCCCCAAAAGAGGATTTAGCAGGACGATTTGTTGATACCTCTCGAAACGGGTTCAAATTAGCAATGGAAACTTCCGTATACAGCTTCGTCGCAGCCGCAAAAGGGCTTGAGCCAATCCTAACCGACAATGCCAGTTTAATTACATTGACATATCTAGGCAGCGAACGGGTGATGAAGAATTATAACGTTATGGGCGTAGCCAAAGCTGCTCTCGAAGCGAGTATGCGCTATATGGCTTACGATCTCGGCCCTAAAGGTATTCGAGTTAATGCTCTCTCACCCGGCCCAATCAATACCTTAGCTGCACGTGGTGTCTCCGGCTTCACCAAGATACTAAGTACTGTCGAAGAGCACGCTCCTCTTAAAAGAAACGTCGAGCAAGAGGATATTGGAAATACCGCCGTCTTCTTCTTCAGCGACGCCGCACGAAACATCTCAGGAGAAGTCCTCTACATCGATGCCGGTTATAAAATTGTTGGCGTATAG
- a CDS encoding lytic transglycosylase domain-containing protein — MFRKALLLFLVGVVLTSPNYGLTLKEYLIARAQHRVTGAVTLDAPETVTTDRTFEICATVKGSASGGLGNITVMLEMADGRSLIAQTSNVPDWMDTGLVKARCLIYVQRKNELESPNYLMLMAIPDQQVAAWEKTHQLKPSVAIKNSQKNNSKPRYTNVRADSELASRGYTSWNVSQKEAYPLYSQFISKVNSRLSKDEVDKITKSILQFSVQYGVDARLIVAMVIAESRFNPKATSRAGAMGLGQLMPGTARGLGVSNPYDSEQNLEGAIRLLSGHMQSYGGSPQCMSWKQIQLAMAAYNAGAKAVAKYGGVPPYQETQNYTRRVISIYKKLCGIND, encoded by the coding sequence ATGTTTCGTAAAGCGCTGCTTCTTTTCTTGGTTGGGGTTGTACTTACCTCACCCAACTACGGGTTGACACTAAAAGAATATCTCATCGCTCGAGCACAACATCGCGTAACCGGCGCGGTCACTCTTGATGCGCCTGAAACTGTCACCACCGATCGCACCTTCGAGATTTGCGCCACGGTTAAAGGTTCCGCATCTGGCGGCCTTGGCAACATTACAGTCATGCTCGAAATGGCTGATGGCCGCAGTCTTATTGCTCAAACATCGAACGTTCCCGATTGGATGGACACCGGTTTAGTCAAAGCTAGATGTTTGATTTATGTCCAGCGCAAAAACGAATTAGAATCCCCAAATTACCTCATGCTCATGGCTATTCCCGATCAGCAGGTTGCTGCATGGGAAAAAACTCATCAGCTAAAGCCCTCTGTTGCTATTAAGAATTCACAAAAGAACAACTCAAAACCTCGCTATACTAATGTACGAGCCGATTCGGAATTAGCCAGTCGAGGTTATACGAGTTGGAATGTCTCCCAAAAGGAAGCCTATCCACTTTATTCCCAATTCATTTCCAAGGTGAATTCTCGCCTCTCAAAAGATGAGGTTGACAAAATCACCAAGAGTATTTTGCAATTTAGCGTGCAATATGGCGTTGATGCCCGCTTAATCGTTGCCATGGTTATCGCAGAATCTCGATTCAATCCGAAAGCCACTTCACGCGCCGGAGCTATGGGATTGGGACAGTTAATGCCGGGCACCGCGAGAGGATTGGGAGTAAGCAATCCTTACGACTCAGAGCAAAATCTTGAAGGCGCGATACGGCTTCTTAGCGGCCATATGCAAAGCTACGGCGGTTCTCCACAGTGCATGAGTTGGAAGCAGATTCAACTAGCGATGGCAGCCTATAATGCAGGTGCCAAAGCCGTTGCAAAGTATGGCGGCGTTCCCCCCTACCAAGAAACACAAAACTACACCCGCAGAGTTATTTCGATCTATAAGAAACTATGTGGAATAAATGATTAG
- a CDS encoding metallophosphoesterase: protein MKIGIISDSHDHLTYVKQAVDIMNERMIDSVLHAGDYVAPFVINEFARLKAPLHGIYGNNDGERVGLSIKFKQIGSIQVQPLFIELAGKQIAMVHEPELVASLASSGRYNLIIYGHTHQLETTKGNPLIINPGELCGWLTGKATCVILDLDTMEPEVITL from the coding sequence ATGAAAATCGGAATTATCTCAGACTCGCACGATCATCTTACATATGTCAAACAAGCGGTTGATATCATGAATGAACGCATGATCGACAGTGTGCTTCATGCCGGTGACTATGTTGCGCCATTCGTGATTAATGAATTCGCTCGGTTAAAAGCTCCCCTACACGGAATCTATGGCAACAATGATGGTGAGCGTGTTGGACTGAGTATAAAGTTCAAGCAGATTGGCAGCATTCAGGTACAACCGCTATTCATAGAACTAGCCGGAAAACAAATCGCGATGGTTCACGAGCCTGAACTGGTTGCCTCACTAGCCTCTAGTGGGCGATATAACCTTATTATCTACGGACATACTCATCAATTGGAGACAACAAAAGGCAACCCGCTTATTATTAACCCTGGAGAGCTTTGTGGCTGGCTGACGGGTAAAGCCACTTGCGTTATTTTGGACCTCGATACTATGGAACCGGAAGTCATTACGCTTTGA